In Puntigrus tetrazona isolate hp1 chromosome 15, ASM1883169v1, whole genome shotgun sequence, the DNA window CCcacacccctaaacctaccagtCGTGGAGAAGTGCACACGTCTAAGagatattaagaaaaataagtaaCGATATGAAAATTCATCCTGCTTTTTTGGTagatgcatgtttgtgtgttttgtaatttttttccttgTGCCATTTTTCGTCCAGTAAAAATGACAGGCTTCTCTCTGGTGGACTTCACGTGTGAGGGCAACACAGATGTGAGTGTGAATGCTACAACCTTGTTAGAACTACACGCTGCAGATGCAGGACGCATAAAACAGGCCTCACGAAGCACTTCATGTTTGTGTATTGAGGTCCTCAGGGTCATTTTCGATTACAAAAATGCCTCACAGCAACATAAACAATCGATTTTGGTTCAACAAGAACGTAAGCAAAAAACCTCTCCTCGGTTTAATAATCACCGCGTGtgcaaactgtaaaaaaagcaaaccgtattgcaaatataaacatttctgtCACTGTCACAATGCAAAGGTTCTCCCAAGGGGCTCAAGGTGCAATTCAGGTTTAGATATCGTAAAAACAAGCGGGTCGAACTGTAAAAGAAACGCTCATTCAGCGTTGTTCTCTGTGGTGGATGCAGTGGTCGCAGTGGCTTTAGCTACTGTCGCTGCCAGTCTGCTTACTGAAGCTCCCTGATCGAGCTCCTCTGACTCCTCCCCCTCTGCTTCCTGCAGGGCGTGTCTGTGTGGTGGGCGGAGCCGGGATCTGTGTCTGTAGGGGTAGAGGAAGAGGGCGGGGTCAGGCATGGCCATCGGCTCCTCGGGGCCCGTCACCCTCTCGCGCGGCACACACTCTCTGGCGCGTTCGGTGCGGAGGTTCGAGGAGGGCCGGCTCGAGCTCCGCCGTTTGGGTTTGACGGCGGTCGGGCTGCTGGCGCTGGCCTGAGGAGAAGGGTGGACGGGAGGCTTGTCGGCGCCGGGCTGAGCCGGCCTCCTGCGttgctgctgcttctgctgctgGAGTTTCTGCTTGGCCGAATGCAGCTGGAAGGACAGGTACGCAGCCGCCTCCGTCTGCTTCTGCAGCTCGGTGTTGAGCGCAGTGGTCCTGTGGCTGCGCTGTTTTAATTCCTCCAGGAAACGACGCTCTTTTTCCTTCAGACTGGCGCGGAGAGCACCCACCAGGACCGACTTCTGACTCAGCTCCCAGCGCAGATCACTCTGGATCTGCTGCTGCTCCTGCAGATGCTCCTCCACCTCTAGACAATGAGCTTCCAtctgctcctcttcctctttcacCTCTGGAATACATATAGAACTCGATTCAGTGTAATTAATGATTCAATAAACCACAGACATGTTCTGTAATTGTTAGGAAATGACAGTAATGGCATGACTGTTTTAAGGTCATCTTGAGCAACTTTAATTGTCTTACGAAACCCCAAGAGAATAAAATGCTGTATTGATAATATATTGCAGTATAATACAATATACTATAttgtacaaatataatttaaataatactaaaatattgtGTGACATACTTGTATAAAAACAATGCTTGTAAATGTTTGacattgtaaagtgttttaaatgtttttgaatatggTCTCTTATGCATACCAAgtaataatgtgtaataaaatgtattttataatgtaatttcaCATAACCACATAatcctcagaaatcattctaatatgctgatttgctgctcaagaaatatttattataattaacaatgttaaaaacagttttgctgcttaaaatttttgtgaaaaccgtCACCCTGTAATGtatgtaatgttaaaaacaacaacaacatttatttgaaatggaaaacattcataaaaaacatGTATGTCTTCACTATCgcttttgattactttaatgcatccatgctgGAAAAAGTattcatgtattaaaaaaactgtaacttGTGTAAAAcctgtaattaaaacatttgatataCGCACTTTTGAGAACTCTTAAATAGCTGATCTTGTTTGGTGGGTTCAAGTCATAATTAAGGGGATCAAACCCCTCTTTAAATTATTCACATCTAGAGTTCATCCcatgttttaaatgcagcttaaaCATAAACTAGAGAAAGTGAAGAAGCTAAGAACACCACACTCTCTACAATACAAATGAGTGTGTGATCTCGTGCATGATTCACCTTGTGATATGAAAACAGGCATGACTAATATGTACAAGCCCTTACGCATAAAATCTGATTTAGCCGTAAAAAGCAAATTTCTAACAAATCTGCGATCTAAAAGGTAATTGGATGTGGGAGAGGAAAGTAGACAAAAGGCTCTTCCGTGCCCAAGGATTACAGATTCACTGAGCAAATCCAAATCAACTAATCTCAACTCTGGTCTGGCTACTGGCAGGGTGTGCCATCTGTTCAGGGTTATCAGACACATTAAATGTCTAGGACAAGACCTCCCTGAGCATGCTTGACTACCGTGACCACAAAGCATAGAGCAAATGTGAAGTAAATC includes these proteins:
- the ccdc92ba gene encoding coiled-coil domain-containing protein 92, encoding MENTGSQVVSLERQVESVERSIVFLRQEQLSLLHGLHLEILSLQKRCTELTQELNMKPPGRTEAEVKEEEEQMEAHCLEVEEHLQEQQQIQSDLRWELSQKSVLVGALRASLKEKERRFLEELKQRSHRTTALNTELQKQTEAAAYLSFQLHSAKQKLQQQKQQQRRRPAQPGADKPPVHPSPQASASSPTAVKPKRRSSSRPSSNLRTERARECVPRERVTGPEEPMAMPDPALFLYPYRHRSRLRPPHRHALQEAEGEESEELDQGASVSRLAATVAKATATTASTTENNAE